The stretch of DNA TCTGGTCATGATGTCAGGCACAGTCCTTACTATCGGCATCATCCTGTACTGCAAGCCGAGTTGAAGGAGTGGTTGACGGGCACCAAAGGCGTGTTGCGCGCCGAACGCGAAATGCTGTGGAGCAACGTGCGCAGTGAGGCGGGCTCGGATGACTTTTTCAACTTCCTTCGTGACTTCGCACGGTCGCCGGATTACTTGAAATATCCGGCGGACTACCGGGCCAGGGTGTGGCACATCATCGAGGCATGCGAGCAGAACAGCGAGTTGCGCGAGCTTTTATTCGAGCAGGCAGGCGGTATAGCCAGTTGCGAAGACAGGTTGCTGTGGTTGTTCAGTCAGATGGAGACTCGTGTGCTGGTTCACCTGCAGACGGCGGGCCTCGCCCAGATGCAAAGCGAGGCCGCTTTGATGAGGCTGGGGCGTTCGCTGTTTCGCTTGCAACAGGTGGACAGGATTGCCGCACGCAAGCTGGCGTGGCTCCGGCAGGTTAACGCGAATGTACCTGGCAATCTTGAGCGGATCGACGATATCGAAACCTATCTGGCATACCGGGTGAGACTGGCCGGGCCGCTGCAACTGCCGGCTCAACCTGTGCGCATGCATTACGAGCAGGAATCTTTCGTGACGGCGCAGGACATCAACAGTGCCAGGGTTGAGATCCTGTCTTCCGAGTCCACCGAGCAACTGGTGCAATCTCTGGCAGATCAGGTGTTCTGGCAGGATTATCTGCGCCAGACATACTTCATGCGATTCAGGGCGTTGGTAGATGCTCAACGTCCTGCTATGGAGCAGTACGAATTACAGGTAGAGAGCGGCGAGATCAATGAGCTGACGTATCTTGAACAGTCCCATGCGTTGAAAGTGCTCCTGGAAGCGCATGAAACTGCCCTTATCAAACGCTTGACTGAAGAGGCGTACGCGCGTTGGCCCTTGTAGCTCGATGAGGCACTGATGCAGCGCCTTGTTCATGGTGAGGCGCTGCATCAAGATGCCTTCAGGCCGCCTGGACACCTTCGCGTACTACCTCTTTCAGGTACTCCGCCAAGGCCTTTTGCTCCGCCGCCGTGGTGAACAGGCCCAACTTGGTGCGGCGCCACAGAATGTCGTCGGCAGTCAGCGCCCATTCTTCGTTGCACAGGTAATCCACCTCCTGTGCGAACAGGCCACCACCGATTGCCTGGCCAAGGTCGGCCGGCCCTTTGACACCCTCCAGCAGCTGCCATGCGCGGCTGCCGTAGGTGGTTGCCCAACGCTTGGCAATGTCTGCAGACAACCACTCGTGGCGTTTGAGCAAGCCATCCACCAGGGTTTGTGCATCGCTCATGTTCTCGCCACCCGGGAGAGGGCTTTCAGCCGTCCAGCTGCCGCGCATCTGGCTGAAGAATGGCTTGAGCTCGCCCATGGCCGATTCAGCCAGCTTGCGGTAGGTGGTGAGCTTGCCACCGAATACCGACAGCAACGGCGCCTGGCCTTCACCCGCAGACAGCGCCAGGGTGTAGTCGCGGGTCACGGCCGAAGGGTTGTCCGATTCGTCGTTGCACAGCGGGCGAACGCCGGAGTAGGTGTGCAGGATGTCGGCACGGCTGAGCTGATGGTTGAAGTGCTCGTTGACGACCTTGAGCAGGTAGTCGGTTTCGCCGTCGGTGATTTTTACCTGAGCCGGGTCGCCGCTGTATTCACGGTCGGTAGTACCGATCAGGGTGAAACGCTCCAGATACGGGATGCAGAACACGATGCGCTGGTCTTCATTCTGCAGGATGTAGGCATGCTCACCTTCGTACAGGCGCGGCACGATGATGTGGCTGCCCTGGATCAGGCGGATGCCGTAGGGGGCGTCCAGCTTGAGATCGTCCTTGATGAAGCTGGCTACCCAAGGGCCGGCAGCATTGACCAGGGCGCGGGCGCGAATCGTCTGCAGGCGGCCGTCGGCATGCTGCAGTTCGACCTGCCATACGCCGTCAACGCGCTCGGCGCGCAGGCAGCGGGTGCGGGTGACGATATCGGCACCGTTCTCGCGGGCGGCCATGGCATTGAGCACCACCAGACGGGCGTCGTCCACGGCGCAGTCCGCGTATTCGAAACCCCGGGTGATCGCCGGCTTGAGCGGGTAGCCCGGGCCGAAGCGCAGGCTGCGCGAGGCGCCCAAGCGCTTGCGCTTGCCCAGGTGATCGTAGAGGAACAGGCCGGCCCGGATCATCCACGCCGGGCGCAGATGCGGGCGGTGCGGTAGCACGAAGCGCATTGGCTTGACGATGTGCGGCGC from Pseudomonas putida encodes:
- the glpD gene encoding glycerol-3-phosphate dehydrogenase codes for the protein MSQPVPSQPSLADCYDLAVIGGGINGVGIAADAAGRGLKVFLCEKDDLAQHTSSASSKLIHGGLRYLEHYEFRLVREALAEREVLLAKAPHIVKPMRFVLPHRPHLRPAWMIRAGLFLYDHLGKRKRLGASRSLRFGPGYPLKPAITRGFEYADCAVDDARLVVLNAMAARENGADIVTRTRCLRAERVDGVWQVELQHADGRLQTIRARALVNAAGPWVASFIKDDLKLDAPYGIRLIQGSHIIVPRLYEGEHAYILQNEDQRIVFCIPYLERFTLIGTTDREYSGDPAQVKITDGETDYLLKVVNEHFNHQLSRADILHTYSGVRPLCNDESDNPSAVTRDYTLALSAGEGQAPLLSVFGGKLTTYRKLAESAMGELKPFFSQMRGSWTAESPLPGGENMSDAQTLVDGLLKRHEWLSADIAKRWATTYGSRAWQLLEGVKGPADLGQAIGGGLFAQEVDYLCNEEWALTADDILWRRTKLGLFTTAAEQKALAEYLKEVVREGVQAA